The genomic segment GCATATTGACTTGCTCAAAGAAATAAAAAAGTCGTTAGGGAGGAGAATAAAGCTGGACACAATAGCCGAAGCGACTTTGGGAAAGAAAAAAACCGGAGATGGGCTTGAAGCCATTACTTGGTGGAGAAACGGCCTAAAAGACAAGGTCGCGAAATATTGTGTTGAAGACGTGAAAATCACGAAAGAAATCTACGACTACGCTTTGAAAAATAAATACGTAAAGTACAAAGACGGCTTTGCCATAAAAGATTTGCCTATTGATACTACCGACTGGGAAGTCAGAGAAAATTCGGCAATGACTTTCACTTTACCGTTTTGATTTGACGATTTGTTCCGGATGAATAGCGCGAAGAATAATGCGAGGTTCTTAACTCCCCCGCATCCTTTTATTCTCCCTCCGCGCTCACCTCGCCTCACCGACCCGCCACGCTACGCCAAAGTAGTCAGCCCCAGAAGCTACAAAAGTATTATAATAACTACCGCTAAAATCAGACGGTAAATTACAAAAACCAAAAGTGTGTGCGTTTTAAGATAGCGAATTAGAAAATGGATGGCGGCAAGACCGACAAAGAAAGATGCCACCGAGCCGACAATCAGTGAAAAAGTGATATCCCCCGTACCGCCGAGTTCAATAAGTTTTTTAAGACCTGAACCGAAGAGGACGGGAAAACCCAAAAGAAACGCGAAACGAGTCGCCGCTTCTCGCGTAAGTCCGGCAAAGAGACCGCCGGAAATAGTGGCGCCGGCTCGCGACATTCCGGGGAAAAGCGAAAGAACTTGAAAAAGTCCGACGACGAAACCACGGCCGACTGTGAGCTCCCCTCTTTTCTTGCCAAACCACTCCGCAAGCAGGAAAAGAACGCTTCCCAAGATAAGCATCCATGATACCATCCAAACTTGCCGAAAAACGGTTGCCATGTAGTCCTCAAGAAAAAGACCGGCTAAAACAGCGGGTATGGTACCCAAAACAAGCGACCAAATAAGAACCTTTGACTCTTTTCTATTTCTAAGCAGGTCTTCTGTTAAAGAGCCATTTTCCAAGTTACCATTTTTTTCGTTTCCAAAAATAGACAGGAAGGCCTTCCATATATCTTGCCGAAAATAAAAAATAATGGCAAAAGAGGTGAAAAGCTGTAAAACAGCGTCATAGGCGAGAGCCGAACCGCCGTTTATTCCCAACAGCTCCCTGACTAAAATAAGGTGCCCTGAAGAAGAAACCGGAATGAATTCCGTAAGACCTTGCACAACACCCAAAACAACGCTTTCAAAAATTGTCATTAAATGATTATACCAGAAAAAATTAAGGCGTGATTGCTTCAGTTTCATTATCTGATATAATCAGCATATGAATGAAGAGACCTCACAAACGCATGGCCCATCTTTAACGGTTCCCATGGCTATAGTTATAGCGGCGCTAATAATAGGCGGTGCCATTTTTTTCTCGCGAGGCAGTGAAAACAGCTCTTTAGCAGCGGTTGAGAAAGCCCAAAACGGCGATTTCAAAAACTTGGAAATAAATCTTTTGCCTATTGGCGAAGAAGACCATATTAGAGGCAATCCGAACGCCGAAATTATCCTAATAGAATACTCCGACCTTGAATGTCCGTTTTGCAAAAATTTTCACTTCACGATGAAAGAAGTGATGGAGCAGTATGGAAAAGACGGTTCTGTGGCCTGGGCTTATCGGCACTTTCCTCTGACCCAAATACACCCTAAGGCGGTAGACGAAGCGGAAGCGACCGAATGCGCGGCATCACTTGGAGGAAATAATGTTTTTTGGAATTATCTTGACAAGGTTTTTGAAACAACCCCGTCAAACAACGGATTGGATTTAAATATTCTGCCTAAACTGGCTGAAGATGTCGGTTTAAACCGCGCCGCCTTTACAGCTTGCCTTCAGAGCGGACAATTTGCCGATAAAATACAGAGCGATTACGCGGGAGGCATAGACGCGGGCGTCACCGGTACCCCGAATAGTTTTTTGTCGCTTAAAAATCCGGCTTCCGAAAAAACAGAAGAAGGTTTGAAGGAGATAAACAACCGTCTTCTAAAAAATCTGCCCGCCGGCTCTCCCGATCCGCTGTTTCTAAGCGCCGATAAAAAGACCGTTTCCATAGGCGGGGCCTTTCCCAAAGACATTCTTTCGGAAATTTTTGACTTGATTCTAAACAACCAATAAGCCGGTTTCGGTTTTGTCATATTACTCACGCTGCCATTCCGATTGCTTACTTTTGGGTTTGCAGAGGTCGAGGGGAGCGATATTCAAAGAGTGATTGATCAAAGGGTCGAAGCCTATGTGGGGTATTAAACAGCTTAATGCGCAATTGCCATGAGGATGAGGAGGTGTTTATTGTGGATCCAGCGGGAACTCAAGCGGCCGGCTTTTGAGTGGTTTCCTTTTTGGTGGGGCATGGTTATATTGATTGCCTCGTTAGGGATGCTGGTCTTTGACTTTTTGAATTGAATTGGGCTTACAAGTTAACAATCGGAATGGCAGCGTGAGTAATATGACAAACTTACACATTGCCTCCTCCGCCGACCATTTTTGCTTTGGCCAACCTGCACCACTGACAATCTGACTTTTCGCAATTGCCTTTTATAAACTCTCCGCTCCAGACGCTTTCAACAAGCGTTTGTATTTCCTCCTCTAAACGCACAAGGTCGCTCTCCAAAACGACTAAAGTAACGGCTTTGCAGTTTCCTTTTTTGTCGGGCTTTATGAAATAAAGAGAAAACGACTGCTCAAGTTCTTTAAATTTGGGATTGTCTTTAAGAAGCCGTCTGTAAAATACAAGCTGACGGAAGTAATCTCCGTTGTCGTTTTTTGTCTCGCCTTTTATGGCCGGTTCAGACATGGCCAATTTGGACTTGTAGTCAAAAACCGAAAGAGAGCGCTCTCCCACAAAAACGGCGTCCAGCTTGCCGTGGAGCTTCACCGGCAACTGGCCCTCTTCGGGGACGGCAAAATCAGCCGTTTGCTCGTACCAGTTCTCGGCATAAACTTTATCTTCGGTTTTAAAATGCGACACAAGAGAAGACGCGATTTTGGGAATTTCTTCTCCAAGCTCTTTTAGAACCGCTTCTTTTTCAAATCTCGGTAAGAAAGATTTATTTTCAAGATAATTACGCGACTCTTTTTCCAGCGTCTTTTCAACACTCTCAATGTCTGTCCTTGGGGAATTCCAAACTGCCGATATGGCTTCGTGGAGAGATGTTCCCTTTTCAGCCGATGCAGAAGGCGGTTCTGGCACTTTCAAAATGCTTTTATACAAAAACTTTCTCGGACATTCCAAAAAGTGATTAAGAGCCGTTACCGACAGCCCCGAATTGCAAATGACATGTTTTCCGTACTCTATGATTTTCTCTTCCCACGCGTCATTTTCCAGTCCTGTTTTTTTCGGAAAAAGCACGGCTTCTTCCTTGCTACCGGTTATATAAAGGTTTTCAACGTTATCCGGATTCAACTCTGAAATAAAACGCAGGGGCAGTGTCCCGTCTCCGGCCGAGTCCTTTTCACTAAAAAGAATTTCAGCGTGTTTTCTGCTTCTGGTCAATCCGACATAAAACAACCGTCTCTCGTCTTTCACTTCGTCCACCGCGTCTTCAGTTTTAGGCAAAAGAAAATACTGACGCTTATTTTTTTTAAACCACGCCTTTTCCGTGGCATAAGGCAAAAAAACATAGTCAAACTCCAAACCCTTGCTACCATGAGCGGTCATGACTTTGACAGACGCTTCCGTTTTACCCGTCCACACTTTTACGTTTCTCTTTTGCTTTGATTCCCTGTAAGCGGAAAACTTTTCCGCCAAGGCGCGAACGCTTTGACCGCCATCTTCTTTTTGAACTTTCTCGGCAAAAGATATTATTCCGCGCCAAATCTCCACGCCTTCCGGCGTATCGGCAAACATTTTTTCCATACCGCTTTGTCTTGCCAAAAAGTACAAAAAAGCAACAGGGTCGGCGGAAGCCGCCTTTTGACTTATATCTTGAAGCTTGGCAGTTATGTCAGAAACTGAAACAACTGCCGATTTCAGTCCCCTGATAAGACGAATCCTATCTTCAAAAGAGACGTTCCATGCTCCGCCGGAAAGAGACCGCGCCAAAGCTTCCGTTTTTGAACTGTCCGCGGCAAATTCAAGACAGTCAAGAAAAAGAGAGCCCAAGGGAGAACTGAAAATGTCTATGTTTCTTTCAGCCGAAAAAGGCACGTCCGACATGTTGAACAATCTGATGATTTTGTCCAAGTCATTGTTTGTTCTGGTGATTATCGCCACCTCGCTTCCCTTGTCTTCTTTCAGAATTTTTTTTGTTTCGGAAATCAAATAATTCTCCATTTCTTTTTCGGACTCGGCGGTTTTGACCGAAATCGGCTTTTCCTTAATTCCGGAAGATGCCTTGAGTTTTATTCTAAGATTTTCATGCTGACCCTCTTCGTAGTTGTTTTCTATCATTGAAAAAACGGCATCCAATATGTGGCGGTGAGACCGGTAGTTGTCCGCAAGACGGATTATTTTCATCCCCGGCCAGACGTCTTGAAACTTTAGGAAATTCTCAACCGACGCTCCCTGAAAACGGAAAATCGCCTGTTTCTCGTCCCCAACAATAAATACGTTCGGGTTGTCAAAAAAATCAGCCACTGACTTTATAATTCCGTTCTGTGAGTC from the bacterium genome contains:
- a CDS encoding ribonuclease H-like domain-containing protein → MRKVVFDIETSNSFSDVGVNDPASLNLSVVGVYDSETDSYSHYFQEDLPKLWPLFEKADLLVGFNSLHFDLPLLNKYYSGDFSKIKHIDLLKEIKKSLGRRIKLDTIAEATLGKKKTGDGLEAITWWRNGLKDKVAKYCVEDVKITKEIYDYALKNKYVKYKDGFAIKDLPIDTTDWEVRENSAMTFTLPF
- a CDS encoding undecaprenyl-diphosphate phosphatase; the encoded protein is MTIFESVVLGVVQGLTEFIPVSSSGHLILVRELLGINGGSALAYDAVLQLFTSFAIIFYFRQDIWKAFLSIFGNEKNGNLENGSLTEDLLRNRKESKVLIWSLVLGTIPAVLAGLFLEDYMATVFRQVWMVSWMLILGSVLFLLAEWFGKKRGELTVGRGFVVGLFQVLSLFPGMSRAGATISGGLFAGLTREAATRFAFLLGFPVLFGSGLKKLIELGGTGDITFSLIVGSVASFFVGLAAIHFLIRYLKTHTLLVFVIYRLILAVVIIILL
- a CDS encoding thioredoxin domain-containing protein is translated as MNEETSQTHGPSLTVPMAIVIAALIIGGAIFFSRGSENSSLAAVEKAQNGDFKNLEINLLPIGEEDHIRGNPNAEIILIEYSDLECPFCKNFHFTMKEVMEQYGKDGSVAWAYRHFPLTQIHPKAVDEAEATECAASLGGNNVFWNYLDKVFETTPSNNGLDLNILPKLAEDVGLNRAAFTACLQSGQFADKIQSDYAGGIDAGVTGTPNSFLSLKNPASEKTEEGLKEINNRLLKNLPAGSPDPLFLSADKKTVSIGGAFPKDILSEIFDLILNNQ
- a CDS encoding ATP-dependent DNA helicase → MISHLKSDMENRFKEKYARLNPSQKEAVDSIEGPVMVVAGPGTGKTTILTLRIANILRQTDTPPDGILALTFTEAGVVAMKKKLRQVIGGAADFVKIHTFHGFALSVMREFPEEFPFISGASQLNEIEIEGLISKILENHEYSALRPSGRPEQYIAPTISSISGCKREFVSPDDVRAFANEKVKEIKSDDSSYSTRGKTKGSLKAEAQNKIEKCHKTLIFADVFEEYERRKKEQNKYDYDDIILELIRSFRANENLLRIIQERSLYILVDEHQDTNDSQNGIIKSVADFFDNPNVFIVGDEKQAIFRFQGASVENFLKFQDVWPGMKIIRLADNYRSHRHILDAVFSMIENNYEEGQHENLRIKLKASSGIKEKPISVKTAESEKEMENYLISETKKILKEDKGSEVAIITRTNNDLDKIIRLFNMSDVPFSAERNIDIFSSPLGSLFLDCLEFAADSSKTEALARSLSGGAWNVSFEDRIRLIRGLKSAVVSVSDITAKLQDISQKAASADPVAFLYFLARQSGMEKMFADTPEGVEIWRGIISFAEKVQKEDGGQSVRALAEKFSAYRESKQKRNVKVWTGKTEASVKVMTAHGSKGLEFDYVFLPYATEKAWFKKNKRQYFLLPKTEDAVDEVKDERRLFYVGLTRSRKHAEILFSEKDSAGDGTLPLRFISELNPDNVENLYITGSKEEAVLFPKKTGLENDAWEEKIIEYGKHVICNSGLSVTALNHFLECPRKFLYKSILKVPEPPSASAEKGTSLHEAISAVWNSPRTDIESVEKTLEKESRNYLENKSFLPRFEKEAVLKELGEEIPKIASSLVSHFKTEDKVYAENWYEQTADFAVPEEGQLPVKLHGKLDAVFVGERSLSVFDYKSKLAMSEPAIKGETKNDNGDYFRQLVFYRRLLKDNPKFKELEQSFSLYFIKPDKKGNCKAVTLVVLESDLVRLEEEIQTLVESVWSGEFIKGNCEKSDCQWCRLAKAKMVGGGGNV